Proteins from a single region of Primulina tabacum isolate GXHZ01 chromosome 5, ASM2559414v2, whole genome shotgun sequence:
- the LOC142544154 gene encoding uncharacterized protein LOC142544154, producing the protein MQYQSAAKKGKTLISSFFKKRDRQASEDTSIPTVLTMQHQSSESLLFPNIQIPSCSSPRDDHQSSSTFIERDPGKRKQICEYHVNIRDEIRRSYLNMGPYQPDMLEYPGFDNWKRVDQGKTCAFLAHISSAASSPHTMCERRAENLMRPSQHIDKVMHTQSKEEKEKNRLRLSTSIVDVRWLALQGCAFRGNDESLSSSNRGNFLELVKAFAKMNIEIDEVVLENAPKNAQYIAPEIQKEILHIMANRVRQMVREEVGDKYFCILVDEARDISKREQMAIILRFVNNHGILTERFFAIKSVSDTTSMNLKNEISNVLVHHDLHVKKIRGQGYDGASNMRGAWNGLQALFLKDCPYAYYVHCFAHRLQLTLVSAAKDVSVI; encoded by the exons ATGCAATATCAATCTGCtgcaaagaaaggaaaaacattGATATCCTCTTTCTTTAAGAAGAGAGATCGTCAAGCTAGTGAAGATACTTCAATTCCTACGGTCCTTACAATGCAACATCAATCCAGTGAAAGTCTTCTATTTCCCAATATCCAAATTCCTTCATGTTCCTCTCCTAGAGACGATCATCAGTCTTCGTCTACTTTTATTGAACGAGATCCGGGAAAAAGAAAACAGATATGTGAATATCATGTTAATATACGAGATGAGATAAGACGTTCATATCTAAATATGGGGCCTTATCAACCAGATATGTTGGAGTATCCAG GATTTGACAATTGGAAAAGGGTAGACCAAGGAAAAACATGTGCTTTTCTTGCCCATATTAGTTCTGCAGCTTCTTCACCTCATACTATGTGTGAgagaagggctgaaaatttgatgAGGCCCTCACAACATATTGATAAAGTGATGCATACACAATCTAAagaggaaaaagagaaaaatcgtCTGCGTTTGAGCACCTCAATTGTAGATGTTCGTTGGCTAGCACTTCAAGGTTGTGCTTTTAGAGGTAACGATGAATCTCTATCTTCATCTAATCgtggaaattttcttgaattggtGAAGGCTTTTGCAAAAATGAATATAGAAATTGATGAAGTTGTGCTTGAGAATGCTCCAAAAAATGCCCAATATATCGCTCCAGAAATTCAGAAAGAGATTTTACATATTATGGCCAATAGAGTACGACAGATGGTTcgtgaagaagttggagataaATACTTCTGTATTCTTGTTGATGAAGCCCGAGATATATCTAAACGAGAGCAAATGGCCATTATATTGAGGTTTGTGAACAATCatgggattttgacagaaagATTTTTTGCCATCAAAAGTGTTAGTGACACTACCtcaatgaatttgaaaaatGAGATATCAAATGTTCTTGTTCATCATGATCTCCATGTTAAGAAAATCAGAGGCCAAGGATATGATGGTGCTAGCAATATGCGTGGAGCGTGGAATGGACTTCAAGcattatttctcaaagattgtcCCTATGCATACTATGTCCACTGTTTTGCTCATCGTTTACAACTGACATTGGTTTCTGCAGCTAAGGATGTTAGTGTTATTTGA